Within Triticum dicoccoides isolate Atlit2015 ecotype Zavitan chromosome 1B, WEW_v2.0, whole genome shotgun sequence, the genomic segment AAagctttgcacataaaattttgcaGGGTGTGACATGAACACATCTAATTTTTTTACACCCGAAGACACATTTTTGGTGTGGGAGCATATACTGTTGGGAGCCGAATTGGATTTCCGCCTTCAAATGGTATTTTAAAGACCAGGCGAAAATAACCCTAAGAAGAGATCCCCACTATATAACAACAATTCCTTCAATGATTATGGACATCTTTGATATGTATTCCATAAGATCATGTTTCTTCAACAACACAAGCTTTTATTGAGCTTGTTGTTGCATGAAGTTGATACAACCACATAACATCACAACACTAGAATACCCCTCACACCCACCCACACCGCGTGAGAGGGGTTGGCTTGGGGTGTCATGTCATCACCTGCCAAAACCCCCACAAGGCCGCGATATGAAACGTCGGTGGTAAGGTGTTTATTGTCATTGTCGTAGACATGAAGCTGATGAAGCCAGAAATTTACTCTTTGGTATTACTGTAAAAAAATTATGCGACAATTGATCAATTGTTAGCCTCTATAACTAATAGGAGTATCAGAGCATCTACATCCGGACTTCTCAAATTGACCGGGCAGGCACGGGGACCACTGACCGGACAGGAGTGAGAGGCAAAAAGCTGACCCCAACCGGACCCCTCATATCTTTCCTATATGCCCGGGCAGTCCGCAAACCCTCATATCCATCTCAAATATGGGAAGGGTATGAGGGCTCGCTGACACGCCCGGGCGCGCCCGGTCAATCCACCATGTAGGACGCGGCCCCATCCTGGACCACCTTTTCTTTTTTGTATtcattcttttatttctctctATTCGTCTCCAGCAATCACGTGCAAGTGACCGGACATATGAGGAAGAAAATGAGGATTGTGGTTGCGCGGATGAACAAATGGGGGCTCAAAACGAACACGTCCAGTCACTGACCGGGCGCATCCACGGGCGTTTAAGGGGTCGAATTAGAGGTACGTGGCTGAAGATGCTCTTATATAGCTATACTTGATTTTTAGGGTCAGATCTTTGGTGCTCATGTAAATGCACATGAGTACCGACTCTTCAAGTAAACATCAAGTGGTGATCTGAATTCTATCCAAGAGCTTACTAGTATCATGACTCATTTTAACAGTGTCCGGTCTTTCAGTTAATGCCAAAACAAATGTAAGGTCTTCTCCAGTGgtatttccttttcttcgaaacaaacTATTTTTGTGTGTGTCTTCGATGAAGGGATTCTACCAGTAAATTTGTGGACCTCATATCAAAACTCTAATACTATTATGTCCTTCCAAAAATTCACGCTCTTGTACCCAAATCACTCTGAATAAATTGCACTTTTTCCAGCTGAATAATTGCATCCTTTGGTACACACAAAGCAAGAGGGGGCTCTTTAAAAGAACTGGATGGAAAGAACACCGTGGCGGAAGGAGCAAAACAACCATCGCCGTCCGTccatccgtccgtccgtccgtaaAACCGCGAGGAAACGAGAAAAAGGTCACAGCTTGCGACGCAACCTCCGACGGCGACGGCCGCCATTTGTTTACTCGCTCCTCCGCTCCgctcccccctttccccttccctcCCTATCCACCACCCTCCCTCCAGCCACCGCCGCaccaactcctctctctctctctctcctgtcccCCTCGATTGGTTGCGCCACCAAACCGACCGCACCAAGCCGAGCCAAGCACGCCCGAGCAAagcggggggagagagagaggaccagGAGGAGCATCCCGACAGCCGCGCGCCGCCGGCCGGCCCGTCCGGCGTCCAGATCCCGCCCAGTTCGGAGGTACCCCCACCCGTCCAGTCCTCCCTCCCCTCCCCTGTTCTGTTCTGGTTTGCTTGCGGCTTTGCGGCGGAAATCGTCTGCCCGAATTCGGGGGGCGTTCTTGGTGAAATTGTGCTGCCGTGCTCGGATCGGGGGTTCCAGTTCATGCTCCTGATTCTTTACTTCTGCTGTCCTCGATTTTTGTTGGTGCTGTTGCTGAGCGGTGGAGTCCGCGCTGGCCATTTGGATCGGAAATCGGCTCTTTGGTGCCGATCCTGTTTCTTGAAGTCTGAGGTTAGTGGTTGGTTTAGTCGATTGCTGTTGGGGGCAGATGTCTCGTCTCCGTGATACTCTTTGGTACCCTTGCAGATCTTGCTGTACTGAATTGCAGCTGCACAAGTGGTTATAATTGCTGTACTGAGCTCTACTTTCAGCTGAGCTAAGGCAATCCTTCAACTCGTTGTATTTGCAGGTACAATTTTTCCCTGCGTGTCCGCATGAGCAGAAGAGACAGCAGGAGAAGTGATTTTGGACTGAACTTCTGAGAAATTTAGGAAGGCATACATGCATAATGATGTTGGGATGGTGTCCAGCAGAAGGAATTCCACAGGGGCGTTCCACCGCGACGGTCCGCCCAAGGACTGGTCCCAGTTCGCCGACCCCTCGCCGTCTCCTAAACTGCTGTACTCGCAGTCCTATGTCGTCATGAGGGGGCTGCTGGCGTCGCTGGCATCTCTGGACTTCGCCCTGTGGTCAAGCACGATGAAGTCCGCATGGCGATCGCCCGAGAGGTCGAAGTCTAAGGGGCCGGGCTGCAAGAGAGTTGCGTTCCGGCTGTTTGTTTGTTTCATGGTCGGCATCTTCATCGGGTTCACGCCCTTCTTCTCGGTCGATGTCTCTCAGAAGATCGTCTCGAGGCTCCCGTTCGACGATGGGGTGGATGATAAGGTTAAGGAGTTGGATGCAATCGTAGTGCAGAAAGAGGTTGAGGTGGTTGATGAGCCCGAGGTTGAGCAGCTGAGCCCTCCGGTTCCTGCAATGTTGGATGATGAGGTGGATTTTGTCGAAGCTGCGAAACCTGCTATTACTGATTTGGTCATCCCTGTGAGGAAGCTTCTGATAGTGGTGACAATCACTTCTGCTCGGCCACAACAGGCGTATTACTTGAATCGTCTAGCTCATGTTCTCAAAGGTGTACCACCTCCTCTCTTATGGTTAGTGGTGGAATGGCCTGTTACTACCTTTGAAACAGCAGAAATCCTCAGGTCTTCTGGGGTCATGTACAGGCATATTGTCTGCAGGAAGAATCTTACCAGTGTGCGGAAGATTGCTGTCTGTCAAAGGAATAATGCAATCTATCATATTAAAAAGCATCACCTTGATGGTATAGTGCACTTTGCTGACGAAGAACGATCATACATGGGTGATGTATTTGAAGAAATGCGGAAAATCAGGTGACATTTCTCTACCAAAACTTTATTTGATGTACTGGTATATTTGATGAATTATGAATGCATGGTAAATCCTCTTGATGGTCCAAATGTTTTGTTGAAACCTTTTGTTGTATAACTAACTCTGTTGGTGACAAGTTGTAGATTCTGGTTTCTTTGCTCACTTTAGACTTACTATTCTACACTGTATTATATTGCATGAATGAGTTGTTACATCTTCCTTGCTTATGACACAAGTCAGCACTAGGTTGAGTGTTACATGATCCTTGCGCATGAAATTTGTAAGCAGAGACAGCACCTAGTAAATGTTGTCTTCTCAAGGAATATATGGCTATCGATATAAACATGTAGTTTCTTCAGTTGGATGCCACTTGGATTTTGATAGCAGCCAATGAAGCAAGTTTAATCTCATACACATGGCTGGGATTTCTGGAAATCAGCACTAACTGGCTTTGTAAACCATGGCTAAAACTGAAAGGCGTCTATTTGCTTTTGCTCCTAGAATTGTGTGACTTGTGCACTGTGACAGGAACCTTCTCTCCACTAGAAAAATCCGCTTGTAAATTTCCCTTTTCTTTTTGCAACAAATCAGAAGATTTTCATACTTATCAATTGTTGGACCTAGCTTATACTGGTGAGTACCAGCGTCACAAAAATATTCCCTACCTACATGATGCTGAATGAGTGATACTCAACCAGCCGTGGGAAGGTTCTTAGTTTCCTATCAGAGCCTTTGTTCATGGTAAACAATATTGGTGATTCCAGATTCCAGCCAGCACCTTGCCAATTATTTTCAAACAGTTCCTTTCCTTAATGTTGGCAAAAGAATATTACAGAGTACTATTATCTGTTGTTTTCAGTTTATCTTAGTGATGACTGATGATATAACTCAACAATTTACCAAATTGGGTGCTCAAACTTGAGAAGTTATGCAGCATGGTGGCAATTTTGCAAGAAAAAGAACTGATTGCAAATAGTCTTTTTATTAAGAAAACGGACATGTCATGAATAGAATTCAAAGATAAAGCCTGTAAATTAGGAATTTGGTTTAGGAGGTGAAACAATATCATGGACTTTGTTGCCTTAAAACTGCCTACCAGAGATTTCAGATCAAAGAAATCTGTAGTAATCTTTCTTTCTCTTATGAGTTTGTTCTTTTCTATGCAGGCGCGTTGGTGCATGGCCTGTAGCGAACCATGATGCAAGTAAGTACAGGGTGGTTGTAGAAGGGCCTACGTGTAAAGGAAACCGAATCACTGGATGGAACACAATCCCGAAGAAGGGCGCACCCCGTCGATTCCCAATTGGTTTCTCTGGGTTTGCTTTCAACAGTACAATGCTTTGGGATCCTCAAAGGTGGAACCGCCCAGCTATGGATTCTGTTATAGTCCACTCTGGTGGTAGAGGTGGTCTGCAGGTGAGTTTGTCCCTAACGCAAACTTCAGCACTATGTTTTAATGGAACTTCCTTTCTGCAAAATTCTACTGCAGGCTAGTTGAATTTCTATATGTAGATCTCCATGGAGCAAACTGCACAGTACCTATCAATTTTTCTTGGGTAACACTGTAATGAAGTAAAATATCATAAAAGATTGGTTAGGCAAATAAATGATAATTGCGATCAAGACAAAACCAGCCGTGGGATATTTGAAgcaactatagtcactagtatgtctcGAAGAAAATGCTGCATTATGGCTAATTTTGTGACCTGATATGAAGCCATACAGCAGATAACTCATAAAAATTTACATGGATAACAGAATTCATGTAGCATAGCATCACATTATTTCCTGACCTGACAACTACGTGTCATTGCAGGAGTCACGATTTGTCGAGAAGCTTGTTAAAAACGAGCGTCAAATAGAAGGCCTTCCAGACAACTGCAACCGGGTCATGGTCTGGAACTTCGCCCTGGAACCTCCCCAGCTCAACTACCCCGCCGGATGGTCACTGTGGAACCACCTTGAAGTTGTCAAAGACCTGTAACATAGAGATCCTGCCACCGGAAGTCCTCTGCTCCCTGCAGGCCGTTTCTCTCGGCAAGCCAGCCGGAAGGATGATAAACCTTGCGGCGGCGCAGAGGTTCTGGATCTCGACTTGGCGATGCCCGCTAGCGGCGCTGCTAACCGATTGCCCTCCTCCTAAACAGCCCGCCCGCGCGACGGGACCCGCAAAGTCGTAGTGCCAGTCATACTAGTAGGAGTGCCAATCAGAACTGCCTGACCAGCTTTTTCTCTATTTTTGTGTGCTCGCTGTATTCTTTTTGTGCCCTTCGTCCCCCCTCCCTATTCGCCGGTGCATACTGCCCTGTAGTTTTGTTTCCCCACGGCCTTTTTCTGTGTTTATGATACGTTTACAGATGTAAAAACCTGCAGCCATTGCAGCTGTTGAACAGTGAATGCAATACCACAGATTTGTAACTGTTAACCCAGCAATCTAGTCCGCTTAGGCTGTATGTAAGCTGTGTCAAATTCCTTTCGGAGTCTTAACTGTAATCCTACATGACGCTGTGAAGTTGTACATGAAACCTGTAAAGAGTTTCTTTCGATTGCCCGGTGAGGTCATAGCCGTCCCAACCTTTATCATGTTTTCTCCAAAAAAGGACCTTTATCATAAGAAGAAGCCCTTAACCAAACAAGCCGGTGCAAATGATGCAAATATAGCATGTGATTCGAACATTACTGGCTGTGCTTGTTGCAGAAATTTGTGAGCAACCAGTTTGATGCAAAAGGTTCATGCGACGTTTTTCACTTCTTTTTTTCTTAATCGTAGTACAATTTTGCGGCACTAGTTTGGAAATGGTGGCAGAAATCCAGAATGCGTGTATACGTTTGGACCTTGGCCGTCAATGGTACGAGAGATATAAAATTCTAAGTGAGTGTTGACGTCCAAGTCGATATGTCCGAGTGGTTAAGGAGACAGACTCGAAATCTGTTGGGCTTTGCCTGCGCAGGTTCGAATCCTGCTGTCGACGATCCTtctttttttttttcatttttttctctttcctttttcttttctttgcagTGACATTTGTTGTCAACTGTCGCTTTGTTAGAggctttgaagattttgttgtAAGTTTTTTTTCGGGGACTGTAAGATTTTGTTGATGCAATCTTTGTAAATATATTCATGCCTAATGAATTCCAATAAGATGTCCATGTACTGAACAGTGTGTCCAGTAAAATACAGAGTCTTGTAATGAAAAGTGTGTCGTCAATCCTGCTGCTGGCGATTCAACCCTTTTTTTTTTTGCCTTATGCTTCTTTGTGGATCTTGTCATATGCCACTGTAAGATTTTGTTGATGCAACCTTTGTAACTATGTTCATGAAATGGACGGTGTGTTGCGTCAGTTAATGTGCTGTGCTGAAGCCTGAAACTGGAGTAAGATATAGGTCAGTGGCTTCCTGAGATTGGGCTACCAATGCTTTATACGCTGGGGCCTATACTTCACAATGCTTTATACGCTGTCATCAACTTTAGGGGTTCGGGATTTACCCTGTTTTTTGTTTATTATTATTCCTGCTGTTTGGCAATTACAAGCCCCTCCTTAAGATGCATGTTTTTCTTTGGTTTGGTTATTACTTGCCCATAACTAAACTGCTGACACGTGATGACCTTTTAATACGACAACACATACCTAATCACAGCTGCCCGTTATGTTCTGAAACTGAAAACAGAGAACACTTGCTCTTTTCCTGTGGCATTGCTCGCCTTTATTGCAACTAGAAACCTCGCACGCCATATGGTCAGCCCTAGCGAACATGTTCGCTGCCCAATCCCATTCTCGTGTGAACAACTGCAGCATCTCTCTCTCCAATGCACAGAAAGGCTCTCTGAGCGCCTCTGCATACTTTGGGCAGATGAGAGTGCTCTCGGTCGGATGAGCTAGCTGCCGCCGGGAGTCCCATGACTGAAGGATATCTTCTTTCTTTCATCATTGCAGGGCTTGACATGGATTACCAACCCTTGATCTCGGCGCTGGACGTGCGCACTGCACCCCTCTCAGTGGATGATCTCTTTGGCATGGTCGCAAATTTCAATCAATGCATTGAGATGTTCCACGGGACAGGGGCAGGTGCTTTCAAGTCCTCGGCTAATGCTGCATCCCGAGGCCGCGAAAACAACAACAACTCCAGCCGCTACCGCAACTCCAACATGAGTGGTGGTGGTGGATCTCGCGGTGGTGGCGGCGACCACTACCAGAACGGCGGCGGCAACAACAGCGGCGGCGGCCACTACAACAACCCCAACaccggtggtggcggtggcggctacAACAACTACAACAGCGacagcggtggtggcggcggcggtggtggcggccacTACCAGAACGGCGGCAACAACAATAGACGTCCCTACTACAACAACAACAGGGGGCGTCCCTTCCAAGGGTATGAGGAGTATGAAAATAAGTGTCATATTTGCAAGAAAAATAAGTATATTGCCAAAGATTGTGATTGGCGCTATGCCGAGAACATCCCGAGAAAGAAAGTTGCAGCAGCTGCAGATACGTCATACGGAGTTGACACAAACTGGTACATTGACTCTGGAGCCACCAACCACATCACCAACGAGCTCGAGAAGGTGATGATGAGCGAGAAATATCATGGCCAtgatcaagttcacaatgccaatGATAAAGGTATGGAGATTGATCGTATTGGTCATGCAATTGTCAAAACCCCTAGTCGTAATATACATCTTAGAAATATCTTGCATGTTCCCGAAACAACCAAAAATCTCCTTTCCGTCCATCGTATTGCCATTGACAATAAAGTGTTTCTAGAATTTCACCCATATTTCTTTTTGATTCGAGATGAAGTCACGAGGAACATTCTCTACAGAGGTAGATGCGTTCATGGGCTCTATCCATTGATTCCCCACTTTAGAAGCTTCAATAAAGTTTTTGATGTTGTCAAACTCTCTTCAAAGCGGTGGCATGCAAGATTAGAACATCCATCTTTTGTTATTGTTCAACAAGTGCTTAGAAATAATCAGCTCCCATGTGTTGGTGAGCGTAGTCTTGAAACTATATGTGATTCTTGTCAGAAAGCAAAATCTCATCAATTTCCATATCCAATATCTACTAGTGTTTCTACTAGACCTTTGCAACTTGttttttctgatgtttggggtcctgccccTATGTCTGTTGGACGCCATACTTACTATGTTAGCTTCATAGATGATTTTAGTAAGTATACTTGGATTTATCTTCTTAAAAAACACTCTGATGTTTTCCAAGTTTTCCAACACTTTCAAGCACTTGTTGAACGTCAATTCGATAGCAAAATTCTTGCAGTCCAATCTGATTGGGACAGTGAGTATGAGAAACTAGATTTGTTTTTTCAAACCTTTGGCATTTCTCATCATGTGTCATGTCCCCATGCGCATCAGCAGAATGGCTCAGCTGAGCGCAAACATAATCACATAGTTGAGGTAGGCCTAGCCGTCCTTGCTGGCGCTTCCATGCCTCTCAAATTTTGGGATGAGGCCTTTCTTACCGCATTCCATCTCATTAACATGCTTCCTAGTCGTGTTCTACAAAATGATACACCCATGCATAGACTACTCAATACTCGACCagattattgaaggaaatatgccctagaggcaataataaagttgttattt encodes:
- the LOC119349501 gene encoding probable beta-1,4-xylosyltransferase GT43E, which gives rise to MHNDVGMVSSRRNSTGAFHRDGPPKDWSQFADPSPSPKLLYSQSYVVMRGLLASLASLDFALWSSTMKSAWRSPERSKSKGPGCKRVAFRLFVCFMVGIFIGFTPFFSVDVSQKIVSRLPFDDGVDDKVKELDAIVVQKEVEVVDEPEVEQLSPPVPAMLDDEVDFVEAAKPAITDLVIPVRKLLIVVTITSARPQQAYYLNRLAHVLKGVPPPLLWLVVEWPVTTFETAEILRSSGVMYRHIVCRKNLTSVRKIAVCQRNNAIYHIKKHHLDGIVHFADEERSYMGDVFEEMRKIRRVGAWPVANHDASKYRVVVEGPTCKGNRITGWNTIPKKGAPRRFPIGFSGFAFNSTMLWDPQRWNRPAMDSVIVHSGGRGGLQESRFVEKLVKNERQIEGLPDNCNRVMVWNFALEPPQLNYPAGWSLWNHLEVVKDL